The Methylomonas koyamae genome has a segment encoding these proteins:
- a CDS encoding GumC family protein — MLLNHNDFHIDTDDFFIPEPAPKRLRRRYLFFLVLLPALAATETYVFLQPPVYQSQALVLTTAAGEIDQAHAAADLEHVNIQKQVLLGQNVLETTAAVLNKAENAEPVGVNQLKALFQVSPVADTNLVQLSAEGQDPHFLQLALNTWIRAYQQTRSEYIAEISDKATADINAELQRLDRQVQDQRRGVETFRREHNIVSLQSTDNEAHARLQGLNNALNAAEEEEAKAKAKLEAIRDALAAGKTVVADADSQSLAVLTAQAEKLRETLERQRSQYTDEYIDFHPTLRTVKSQLAELERKIAEKEQAASRFAEQEAENAYNAARGAVKNLRQDLERHQQRAADYTNRFAQHQTMLEELAKLEELQRQTRQRLVEIEVKQRQSNPQLDVVDWASLPDSPIRPDYPLQAAIAGAGCLALALLVVWLRDYLAKEPELATINSVTEFQLYQHASPELAEQHAPTHVEFDEVKQLRRWDDPKPLPDDPSHS; from the coding sequence ATGCTGCTGAACCACAACGATTTCCACATCGACACCGACGATTTTTTCATTCCGGAACCGGCACCGAAACGGTTGCGGCGCCGATACCTGTTTTTTTTGGTGTTGCTACCGGCGTTGGCAGCCACCGAAACCTACGTCTTTCTGCAACCGCCGGTCTACCAGAGCCAGGCGCTGGTGCTGACCACGGCGGCGGGCGAGATCGACCAAGCCCACGCCGCGGCGGATCTGGAACACGTCAACATCCAGAAACAGGTATTGCTCGGCCAGAACGTACTGGAAACCACCGCGGCAGTCTTGAATAAGGCCGAAAACGCCGAACCCGTCGGCGTCAACCAACTCAAAGCGCTATTTCAGGTCAGTCCGGTCGCCGATACCAACCTGGTACAGCTCAGCGCCGAAGGGCAGGATCCGCATTTTCTGCAACTGGCCTTGAACACCTGGATCAGGGCCTACCAACAAACCCGTAGCGAATACATAGCCGAAATCAGCGATAAAGCCACGGCCGACATCAACGCCGAATTACAGCGCCTGGACCGGCAAGTGCAAGACCAGCGCCGCGGCGTCGAAACCTTCCGTCGCGAGCACAACATCGTCTCGCTGCAAAGCACCGATAACGAAGCCCACGCCCGACTGCAAGGGTTGAACAACGCCTTGAACGCTGCCGAGGAGGAGGAAGCCAAGGCCAAAGCCAAACTCGAAGCGATCCGCGACGCGCTGGCGGCCGGCAAGACCGTGGTAGCCGACGCCGATTCGCAAAGCCTGGCGGTGTTGACCGCTCAAGCCGAAAAGTTGCGGGAAACGCTGGAACGCCAACGCAGCCAATACACCGACGAATATATCGATTTCCATCCGACCTTGCGCACGGTGAAATCGCAATTGGCGGAGCTGGAACGTAAAATCGCCGAAAAGGAACAAGCCGCCAGCCGCTTCGCCGAACAAGAGGCCGAGAACGCCTATAACGCGGCCCGCGGCGCCGTAAAAAACCTGCGCCAGGACCTGGAGCGCCACCAACAGCGGGCGGCCGATTACACCAACCGCTTCGCCCAGCACCAAACCATGCTGGAGGAATTGGCCAAGCTGGAGGAGTTGCAACGCCAAACCCGGCAACGCCTGGTCGAAATCGAAGTCAAACAGCGGCAAAGCAATCCGCAGCTGGATGTGGTGGATTGGGCCTCGTTGCCGGATAGCCCGATCCGGCCGGATTATCCGCTGCAAGCCGCAATCGCCGGCGCGGGCTGCCTGGCGCTGGCCTTGCTGGTCGTCTGGTTACGCGATTACCTGGCTAAAGAACCGGAGCTGGCGACCATCAACAGCGTCACCGAATTCCAGCTCTACCAGCATGCCAGTCCGGAACTGGCCGAGCAGCACGCCCCAACCCACGTCGAGTTCGACGAAGTCAAACAGCTCAGGCGCTGGGACGACCCGAAACCGTTGCCGGACGATCCCTCCCATTCCTAG
- a CDS encoding cupin domain-containing protein, translating to MSLITVEHNPSAERLQELGVASWPIWEKEISTFTIDFDETETAYVLEGEILVTPVGGEPVRILPGDLVMFHAGLDSQWEVVKPLRKHYHYD from the coding sequence ATGAGCCTGATTACCGTAGAGCACAACCCCAGCGCAGAGCGTTTGCAGGAACTCGGCGTCGCCAGCTGGCCGATCTGGGAAAAAGAGATCTCTACCTTCACCATCGATTTCGACGAAACCGAAACCGCCTACGTCCTGGAAGGCGAAATCCTCGTCACGCCGGTCGGCGGCGAGCCGGTCAGAATCCTGCCGGGCGATTTGGTCATGTTTCACGCCGGCCTGGACAGCCAATGGGAAGTCGTCAAACCGCTGCGCAAACATTACCACTACGATTGA
- a CDS encoding MdtA/MuxA family multidrug efflux RND transporter periplasmic adaptor subunit, producing MQQTPHNPDRRRSKTVWLLAAALGAAGAAYWLADRPGRQQESGQTGKLEPQPVSVATGQTRRGDMPIYLHGLGSVTPLQTVTLRSRVDGELVKVAFSEGRNVRQGELLAEIDPRPFQVQLEQAQGQLLRDEALLKNAELDLARYQTLLEQDSIAAQQTATQAALVKQYRGTVEIDRAQVENAKLQLAYTKISAPISGRIGLRLVDQGNMVRASDANGLAVITQMQPISVVFTLPEDQAPAAMARWRSGTALEVEAYDRAGQQKLAVGKLLAIDNQIDPATGTLKLKAIFDNPDHTLFANQFVNVKMRLDILRDAVLAPNAAIQQGAGGAYVYVVNADNTVSVRQVKTGAASGETVSIIDGLDAGQTLVVDGADRLREGAAVNIAERPAPVAAAPQP from the coding sequence ATGCAACAGACACCACACAATCCGGATCGCCGGCGTAGCAAAACCGTCTGGCTATTAGCCGCGGCCCTTGGCGCGGCCGGCGCCGCCTACTGGCTGGCGGATCGCCCCGGCCGGCAGCAGGAATCCGGCCAAACCGGCAAACTCGAGCCGCAGCCGGTCAGCGTCGCCACCGGACAAACCCGACGCGGCGACATGCCGATTTACCTGCACGGCCTCGGCAGCGTCACGCCGCTGCAGACCGTGACGCTGCGCTCCCGCGTCGATGGCGAATTGGTCAAAGTCGCGTTCAGCGAAGGCCGCAACGTGCGCCAGGGCGAATTGCTGGCCGAAATCGACCCGCGCCCGTTTCAAGTCCAGTTGGAGCAGGCCCAGGGCCAATTGCTGCGCGACGAGGCGCTACTGAAAAACGCCGAACTCGACCTGGCCCGCTACCAGACCCTGCTGGAACAGGATTCGATCGCCGCCCAACAAACCGCGACCCAGGCGGCCCTGGTCAAACAGTACCGCGGCACGGTCGAAATCGACCGGGCTCAGGTCGAAAACGCCAAATTGCAACTGGCTTACACCAAAATCAGTGCGCCGATTTCCGGCCGCATCGGCTTGCGCCTGGTCGACCAGGGCAACATGGTCCGCGCCAGCGACGCCAACGGCCTGGCGGTGATCACGCAAATGCAACCGATTTCGGTGGTGTTTACGCTGCCGGAAGACCAGGCTCCGGCCGCGATGGCGCGTTGGCGTTCCGGCACGGCGCTGGAAGTGGAAGCATACGACCGCGCCGGCCAGCAAAAACTTGCGGTCGGCAAATTGCTGGCGATAGACAACCAGATCGATCCGGCCACCGGCACCTTGAAACTGAAAGCGATCTTCGACAACCCGGACCATACCCTGTTCGCCAACCAGTTCGTCAACGTCAAAATGCGGCTGGATATACTGCGCGATGCGGTGTTGGCGCCGAATGCGGCTATCCAGCAAGGCGCCGGCGGCGCTTACGTCTATGTGGTCAATGCCGACAATACCGTCAGCGTGCGCCAAGTCAAAACCGGAGCGGCGTCTGGCGAAACCGTCTCGATAATAGATGGTCTGGATGCCGGGCAAACCCTGGTCGTCGACGGCGCCGACCGCCTGCGCGAAGGAGCGGCGGTCAATATTGCCGAACGGCCGGCGCCGGTGGCCGCCGCACCCCAGCCGTGA
- a CDS encoding MdtB/MuxB family multidrug efflux RND transporter permease subunit has product MSEAEGFNPSRRFVERPVATSLIMLALLLAGVLSYRLLPISALPQVDYPTIQVTTLYPGASPEVATSAITAPLERQFGQIPGLRQMSSSSSGGASLITLQFDLSLALDIAEQSVQAAINAANNFLPTDLPLPPIYNKVNPADAPILTLALSSRNLPLIKVQDLADTRLVQKISQLPGVGAVTISGGQRPAVRIQANPQALAAYGLSLDDLRQAVAAANVNQPKGLFDGPTRSAIIDNNDQLRSAAEYRDLVVAYKNAAPVRLGDVASTADAAENAKLAAWADAAPAVIVNIQRQPGANVIEVADRIVRLLPQLQATLPESVELKLLNDRTATVRASVRDVQFELMLAVALVVMVIFLFLRNLPATAIPAVAVPLSLIGTFAAMHLAGFSINNLTLMALTIASGFVVDDAIVVIENISRYLERGASPLQAALKGSAQIGFTIISLTVSLIAVLIPLLFMGDVVGRLFREFAITLAVAILISAVVSLTLTPMMCAKMLRPLPAETGSGRDPIGRTIAAYGRSLEWVLQRQGLTLLAGGATLALTVALYLAIPKGFFPIQDTGLIQGVSEAPPSISFSAMAERQTALAERILADPAVANLASFIGVDGNNPTLNSGRFLIALKPQGQRDSAAEVIARLQAGAAGVAGIGLYLQPVQDMTLENRISRTQFQFTLQTVDAGELALWTQRLLDRLRSKPALADVASDLQERGLQAYLEIDRSSAARYGVSVAAIDSALYNAYGQRLISTIFTQSNQYRVVLEAATVESGGPEQLLQLRVPSASGEQVPLTALARLSERQAPLAVNRLDQFPATTVSFNLAPGAALGDALREIEAAKREIGLPLAIQFDYQGAALAFDASLADTLWLILAAVVTVYIVLGVLYESYIHPLTILSTLPSAGVGALLALLLAGDDLGIIGVIGIVLLIGIVKKNAIMMIDFALDAERNQGLPAREAIFQACLLRFRPILMTTLAALLGALPLMLGGGVGSELRQPLGTAMVGGLLLSQLLTLYTTPVVYLSLDRWARRLRGDNR; this is encoded by the coding sequence GTGAGCGAAGCCGAGGGTTTTAATCCGTCGCGCCGGTTCGTCGAACGCCCGGTCGCGACCTCGCTGATCATGCTGGCGCTGCTGCTGGCCGGCGTGCTGTCTTACCGGCTGCTGCCGATTTCGGCCTTGCCGCAAGTCGACTACCCGACGATACAGGTTACGACGCTATACCCCGGCGCCAGCCCGGAAGTTGCCACGTCGGCGATCACCGCACCGCTGGAACGCCAATTCGGCCAAATACCCGGCCTACGGCAAATGTCGTCGTCCAGTTCCGGCGGCGCCTCGCTGATTACCTTGCAATTCGATTTGAGCCTGGCGCTGGACATCGCCGAACAATCGGTCCAGGCCGCGATCAACGCCGCAAACAACTTTCTGCCGACCGACCTGCCGTTGCCGCCGATTTATAACAAAGTCAATCCGGCCGACGCGCCGATCCTGACGCTGGCGCTGAGCTCGCGCAATCTGCCGTTGATCAAGGTCCAGGATTTGGCCGATACCCGGCTGGTACAGAAAATCTCGCAACTGCCGGGCGTCGGCGCGGTCACCATCAGCGGTGGTCAGCGGCCGGCGGTCAGAATCCAGGCCAACCCGCAAGCGCTGGCGGCTTACGGTCTGAGCCTGGACGATCTGCGCCAAGCCGTCGCCGCCGCCAACGTCAACCAACCCAAAGGCCTGTTCGACGGCCCTACCCGCTCGGCCATCATCGACAATAACGACCAATTGCGCTCGGCCGCGGAATACCGCGACTTGGTGGTCGCCTACAAAAACGCCGCCCCGGTCAGACTGGGCGACGTCGCCAGCACGGCGGACGCCGCCGAAAACGCCAAATTGGCGGCCTGGGCCGACGCCGCCCCCGCCGTCATCGTCAACATCCAACGCCAGCCCGGCGCCAACGTCATCGAAGTCGCCGACCGCATCGTCCGGCTGTTGCCGCAATTGCAGGCGACGCTGCCGGAAAGCGTGGAACTGAAGTTATTGAACGACCGCACCGCCACGGTACGGGCTTCGGTGCGCGACGTGCAATTCGAGTTGATGCTGGCGGTGGCGCTGGTGGTGATGGTGATTTTCCTGTTTCTGCGCAATCTGCCCGCCACCGCGATTCCGGCCGTTGCCGTGCCGCTGTCGTTGATCGGCACCTTCGCCGCAATGCATCTGGCCGGTTTCAGCATCAATAATTTGACGCTGATGGCGTTGACCATCGCCAGCGGCTTCGTCGTCGACGACGCCATCGTCGTCATCGAAAACATCTCCCGCTACCTGGAGCGCGGCGCTTCGCCGCTGCAGGCGGCATTGAAAGGCTCGGCCCAGATCGGCTTTACCATCATCTCGCTGACGGTTTCGCTGATCGCGGTACTGATTCCGCTGCTGTTCATGGGCGACGTGGTCGGCCGCCTGTTCCGCGAATTCGCGATCACGCTGGCCGTGGCGATTCTGATTTCGGCCGTGGTTTCTCTGACGTTGACGCCAATGATGTGCGCGAAAATGCTGCGGCCGCTGCCGGCCGAAACCGGCAGCGGCCGCGATCCGATCGGCAGGACCATCGCCGCCTACGGCCGCAGTCTGGAATGGGTATTGCAGCGCCAAGGCCTGACGCTGTTGGCCGGCGGCGCCACGCTGGCGTTGACCGTCGCGCTATACCTGGCGATTCCGAAAGGCTTTTTTCCGATTCAGGATACCGGCCTGATCCAAGGCGTTTCCGAAGCGCCGCCCAGCATTTCGTTTTCGGCGATGGCGGAACGGCAAACGGCGCTGGCCGAACGGATTTTGGCCGATCCGGCCGTCGCCAATCTGGCTTCGTTCATCGGCGTGGACGGCAATAATCCGACCTTGAACAGCGGCCGGTTTTTAATTGCATTGAAGCCGCAAGGTCAACGCGACAGCGCCGCCGAAGTTATCGCCCGGCTGCAAGCCGGCGCGGCCGGCGTCGCCGGCATCGGCTTGTATCTGCAGCCGGTACAGGATATGACCCTGGAAAACCGGATCAGCCGCACCCAGTTCCAGTTCACGCTGCAAACCGTCGATGCCGGCGAGTTGGCGCTTTGGACGCAACGCCTGCTCGACCGCCTGCGCAGCAAGCCGGCGTTGGCCGATGTCGCCAGCGACCTGCAAGAGCGCGGCTTGCAAGCCTATCTGGAGATCGACCGCAGTAGCGCCGCGCGTTACGGCGTCAGCGTCGCCGCGATCGACAGCGCCTTATACAACGCCTACGGCCAACGCCTAATTTCGACCATTTTCACCCAGTCCAACCAGTACCGGGTGGTGTTGGAAGCCGCGACCGTAGAGTCCGGCGGGCCGGAACAATTGCTGCAATTGCGGGTGCCGTCCGCCAGCGGCGAACAGGTACCGCTGACGGCGCTGGCCCGGCTGTCGGAGCGGCAAGCGCCGCTGGCCGTCAACCGCCTCGACCAATTTCCGGCAACGACAGTGTCGTTCAATCTCGCGCCCGGCGCCGCTTTGGGCGATGCGTTGCGGGAGATCGAAGCCGCCAAACGCGAAATCGGCCTGCCGCTGGCGATCCAGTTCGATTACCAGGGCGCGGCCCTGGCCTTCGATGCGTCGCTGGCCGATACGCTGTGGCTGATACTGGCGGCCGTGGTCACGGTCTACATCGTCCTCGGCGTGCTCTACGAAAGTTACATCCATCCGCTGACCATCCTGTCGACGCTGCCGTCGGCCGGCGTCGGCGCCCTGTTGGCCTTGCTGCTCGCCGGCGACGATCTCGGCATCATCGGTGTGATTGGCATCGTACTGCTGATCGGCATCGTCAAGAAAAACGCGATCATGATGATCGACTTTGCCCTGGACGCCGAGCGCAATCAGGGTTTGCCGGCGCGGGAAGCGATTTTCCAGGCCTGTCTGCTGCGTTTCCGGCCGATTCTGATGACCACGCTGGCCGCGCTGCTCGGGGCGTTACCGTTGATGTTGGGCGGCGGCGTCGGTTCCGAACTGCGCCAACCCTTGGGCACCGCCATGGTCGGCGGCCTGCTGCTCAGTCAATTGCTGACCCTGTACACCACGCCGGTGGTCTACCTGAGCCTGGACCGCTGGGCCCGTCGCCTGCGCGGAGACAACCGGTGA
- a CDS encoding multidrug efflux RND transporter permease subunit, whose translation MNISAAFVRRPVATTLLTLGLALAGLLAFWQLPVAPLPQVDFPTISVSASLPGAAPETMAATVATPLERALGRIAGINEITSASSLGNTRITLQFDLSRDIDGAARDVQAAINAAASLLPSNLPNRPSYRKVNPADSPILILALTSTTLSRGQMYDAASTVLAQKIAQLPGVGQVTAGGSSLPAVRVELNPDALAKYGIGLDQVAGTIAAGNTNRPKGALESGGRHWQIQTNGQVEHAADYLPLIVAYRNGAPVRIADLGTAVDSVEDLRSTGLKNGEPAVLLIVNKQPSANIIETVDRVKTMLPQLRALLPAAVELSVVSDRSQTIRASVAEVEHSLLIAVALVIMVVLLFLRRLRTALIPIVAVPVSLIGACGVMYLCGYSLDNLSLMALTIATGFVVDDAIVVLENSNRHLEQGLPPLQAALRGVGEVGFTVLAMSLSLIAVFTPILLMGGIVGRLFREFAVTLSAAVLVSLVVSLTVTPMLCAHWLQAEPPRPPSRASAATAELFGKIRTGYRHSLAWALHHPRLMLALLAACIAANAYLYVIVPKGFFPVQDNGRLSGTIQADQSISFQAMQRKLRDFAEILRQDPAINDVVGFAGGMQNSNSGLMFAILKPPEQRDRPIAEINRQLREKLADEPGASLFLQPVQDLRIGGRGSAALYEFALQSDDLNLLREWTPKIVAALAALPELADVNTNQQDKGRQIALQVGRDKAARLGVSQAAIDSALHNAFGQRPVSVIYKPLNQYRVVMELAPQYWRDPQTLRQLYVGSAAGTQIPLATLAEFRPGNTPLTVNHQGQFAAATVSFNLKPGVSLSDATRLIERTLRDIGTPAQVRGSFQGSAKAFQESLRNQPWLIAAALFSIYIVLGILYESYIHPLTILSTLPSAGMGALLALMACDTEFSIIALIGVVLLIGIVKKNAIMMIDFALHAQREQGLDPEQAIFAACLQRFRPIMMTTLAALLGALPLALGSGYGAELRQPLGISIVGGLLVSQLLTLYTTPVVYLALDRLSGRRRKNPAVSANRPSQDLA comes from the coding sequence GTGAATATTTCGGCGGCGTTCGTGCGCCGCCCGGTCGCCACGACCTTGTTGACGCTGGGCTTGGCGCTGGCCGGCCTGTTGGCCTTTTGGCAATTGCCGGTGGCGCCGTTGCCGCAGGTCGATTTCCCGACCATTTCGGTCAGCGCCAGCTTGCCCGGCGCCGCGCCGGAGACCATGGCGGCAACGGTGGCGACGCCGTTGGAGCGGGCGCTGGGCCGGATCGCCGGCATCAACGAAATAACTTCGGCCAGCTCGCTCGGCAACACCCGCATCACCTTGCAATTCGATTTGAGTCGCGACATCGACGGCGCTGCCCGCGACGTGCAGGCCGCGATCAACGCCGCCGCCAGCCTGTTACCGAGCAATCTGCCGAACCGACCGAGCTACCGCAAAGTCAATCCGGCCGATTCGCCGATCCTGATTCTGGCCCTGACCTCGACCACGTTAAGCCGCGGCCAAATGTACGACGCCGCCTCGACCGTATTGGCGCAGAAAATCGCGCAATTGCCCGGCGTCGGCCAGGTCACGGCTGGCGGCAGTTCGCTGCCTGCGGTCAGAGTCGAGTTGAATCCGGATGCTCTGGCCAAATACGGCATCGGCCTGGACCAGGTCGCCGGCACCATCGCTGCCGGCAATACCAACCGGCCCAAAGGCGCGCTGGAATCCGGCGGCCGCCACTGGCAAATACAAACCAACGGCCAGGTCGAGCACGCGGCGGATTATCTGCCGTTGATCGTCGCTTACCGCAACGGCGCGCCGGTCAGGATTGCCGATCTGGGCACTGCGGTGGATTCGGTAGAGGACTTGCGCAGTACCGGCCTGAAAAACGGTGAGCCGGCGGTATTGTTGATCGTCAACAAACAGCCCAGCGCCAATATCATCGAAACCGTGGATAGGGTCAAAACGATGCTGCCGCAACTGCGCGCGCTGCTGCCGGCCGCCGTCGAACTGTCGGTGGTCTCCGACCGCTCTCAAACCATACGCGCCTCGGTGGCCGAAGTGGAGCACAGCCTGCTGATCGCCGTCGCGTTGGTGATCATGGTCGTGCTGTTATTTCTGCGCCGCCTGCGCACCGCGCTGATTCCCATCGTCGCGGTGCCGGTGTCGCTGATCGGCGCCTGCGGCGTGATGTATTTGTGCGGCTACAGCCTGGATAATTTATCGTTGATGGCGCTGACCATCGCTACCGGATTTGTCGTGGACGATGCGATTGTGGTGCTGGAAAACAGCAACCGCCATCTGGAACAAGGCCTGCCGCCACTGCAGGCCGCGTTGCGCGGCGTCGGCGAAGTCGGCTTTACCGTGCTAGCGATGAGTTTGTCGTTGATCGCGGTGTTTACCCCGATCCTGCTGATGGGCGGTATCGTCGGCCGCTTGTTCCGCGAATTCGCCGTGACGCTGTCCGCGGCGGTTTTGGTGTCGCTGGTGGTTTCGCTGACGGTGACGCCGATGCTGTGCGCACACTGGCTGCAAGCGGAACCGCCGCGGCCGCCAAGCCGAGCGTCGGCGGCGACGGCGGAACTGTTCGGCAAAATCCGCACCGGCTACCGGCATAGCCTGGCCTGGGCGCTGCACCACCCGCGGCTGATGTTGGCGTTGCTGGCGGCCTGCATCGCCGCCAACGCCTATCTGTACGTCATCGTACCGAAAGGCTTTTTTCCGGTGCAGGACAACGGCCGGCTCAGCGGCACGATCCAGGCCGACCAGAGCATTTCCTTCCAGGCCATGCAGCGCAAGTTGCGCGATTTTGCCGAAATCCTGCGCCAGGACCCGGCGATCAACGACGTGGTCGGTTTTGCCGGCGGCATGCAGAACAGCAACAGCGGCCTGATGTTCGCGATCTTGAAGCCGCCGGAGCAGCGCGACCGCCCCATCGCCGAAATCAACCGCCAGTTGCGGGAAAAGCTGGCCGACGAACCCGGCGCCAGCCTGTTTCTGCAACCGGTGCAGGACCTGCGCATCGGCGGCCGCGGCTCGGCGGCGTTGTACGAATTCGCCTTGCAATCGGACGATCTGAATCTGCTGCGGGAATGGACGCCGAAGATCGTCGCCGCGTTGGCGGCGCTGCCGGAACTGGCCGATGTCAACACCAACCAACAAGACAAAGGCCGGCAAATCGCACTGCAGGTGGGCCGGGACAAGGCCGCCCGGCTCGGCGTCAGCCAGGCGGCAATCGATAGCGCGCTGCACAACGCCTTCGGCCAGCGCCCGGTATCGGTGATTTACAAACCGTTGAACCAGTACCGAGTGGTGATGGAACTGGCGCCGCAGTATTGGCGCGATCCGCAAACGCTAAGGCAACTCTATGTCGGTTCCGCTGCCGGAACCCAAATTCCGCTGGCGACGCTGGCCGAGTTCCGCCCCGGCAACACGCCGCTGACCGTCAACCACCAAGGCCAATTCGCCGCGGCGACGGTGTCCTTCAACCTGAAACCCGGCGTTTCGTTATCGGACGCTACCCGCTTGATCGAGCGCACGCTGCGCGACATCGGCACGCCGGCGCAGGTGCGCGGCAGCTTTCAGGGGTCGGCCAAGGCGTTTCAGGAATCGCTGCGCAACCAACCCTGGCTGATCGCCGCGGCGCTGTTCAGCATCTACATCGTGCTGGGCATTCTTTACGAAAGCTACATCCATCCGCTGACCATCCTGTCGACGCTGCCGTCGGCCGGCATGGGCGCGTTGTTGGCGCTGATGGCCTGCGATACCGAATTCAGCATCATCGCCCTGATCGGCGTGGTTTTATTGATCGGCATCGTCAAGAAAAACGCGATCATGATGATCGACTTTGCCCTGCACGCACAACGCGAACAGGGCTTGGACCCGGAACAAGCCATCTTCGCCGCCTGCCTGCAACGCTTCCGGCCGATTATGATGACGACGCTGGCGGCCCTGCTCGGTGCGTTGCCATTGGCATTAGGCTCGGGTTACGGCGCCGAATTGCGCCAGCCGCTGGGGATTTCCATTGTCGGCGGCCTGTTGGTCAGCCAACTGCTGACCCTGTATACGACGCCGGTGGTGTATTTGGCTCTGGACCGGCTGAGCGGCCGGCGGCGGAAAAATCCGGCGGTCTCAGCCAACCGGCCATCTCAGGATTTGGCGTGA
- a CDS encoding HD-GYP domain-containing protein, producing the protein MAIADWWPFRRRKKKSQRSNVNVYDVNQRVYTPVAQLKLGMYVIELDRPWLDSPFLFQGFELQTEEDIRKVREVCEYVYIDVTKSRKKVVEYKGSQDNLSLDSIADFPPPPKLSVFEKEIERAEAVYQEMGVLVSDFMERIARGEGVDTKAAKAAVAECVNSILHSPDAFLWLSQLKNRDQYTAQHSLNVCALAIVLGRHLNFSVSNLNLVGLCGMMHDMGKMLIPLEILNKPGKLDDAEMEIMRSHTSLGYELLKSSTDMYTGAIDTALAHHETLDGKGYPRRIKDKGISLFTRIVTIVDMYDAMTSDRVYQKGRTHLDATGILSDLSGSQLDGRLVVKFIEALGVYPPGSLVQMTNGAVAIVVEVNELVRLRPKVIILLDPDGQPVEEKVVNLADMELDRLGQVLTIRSIVRAQDYGIDIGKYYRQGVLQKGFAHAKS; encoded by the coding sequence ATGGCTATAGCAGACTGGTGGCCGTTCCGCCGCCGCAAGAAAAAATCGCAGCGGAGTAACGTCAACGTTTACGACGTTAACCAGCGGGTCTATACGCCGGTGGCCCAGCTCAAGCTAGGCATGTACGTGATCGAACTGGACCGGCCCTGGCTGGACAGCCCGTTTCTGTTTCAGGGGTTCGAATTGCAAACCGAAGAAGACATCCGCAAGGTGCGCGAGGTCTGCGAATACGTCTACATCGATGTCACCAAAAGCCGGAAGAAGGTGGTCGAGTACAAAGGCAGCCAAGACAACCTGTCGTTGGACAGCATCGCCGATTTTCCGCCGCCGCCGAAATTGAGCGTATTCGAAAAAGAGATCGAACGCGCCGAAGCGGTGTATCAGGAAATGGGCGTGCTGGTTTCCGATTTCATGGAGCGCATCGCCCGCGGCGAGGGTGTCGATACCAAGGCGGCCAAGGCGGCGGTGGCCGAATGCGTCAACAGCATCCTGCATTCGCCGGATGCGTTTTTGTGGTTGAGCCAACTGAAAAACAGGGACCAATATACCGCTCAGCACAGTCTTAACGTTTGCGCCCTGGCCATCGTACTGGGCCGGCACCTGAATTTTTCGGTGTCCAACCTGAACCTGGTCGGCCTGTGCGGCATGATGCACGACATGGGCAAAATGTTGATTCCGCTGGAGATTCTGAACAAACCGGGCAAACTGGACGACGCCGAAATGGAAATCATGCGTTCGCATACCTCGCTCGGCTACGAGTTGCTGAAATCCAGCACGGATATGTACACCGGAGCGATCGACACGGCGCTGGCTCACCACGAAACGCTGGACGGCAAAGGCTATCCGCGGCGGATCAAGGACAAGGGTATCTCGCTGTTTACCCGGATCGTGACAATAGTGGATATGTACGACGCAATGACCAGCGACCGGGTGTACCAGAAAGGCCGCACCCATCTGGATGCGACCGGCATTCTGTCCGATTTGAGCGGCAGCCAGTTGGACGGGCGCCTGGTCGTCAAATTCATCGAAGCGTTGGGCGTTTATCCGCCGGGCAGTCTGGTGCAGATGACCAACGGTGCGGTGGCGATTGTGGTCGAAGTCAACGAACTGGTGCGGCTGCGGCCTAAAGTCATCATTTTGCTGGATCCGGACGGGCAGCCAGTCGAGGAAAAAGTGGTCAATCTGGCCGACATGGAACTCGACCGGCTCGGCCAGGTGTTAACCATCAGGAGCATCGTCCGGGCGCAGGATTACGGTATCGACATCGGCAAATACTACCGCCAGGGCGTATTGCAAAAAGGCTTCGCTCACGCCAAATCCTGA